A single region of the Colletotrichum destructivum chromosome 12, complete sequence genome encodes:
- a CDS encoding Putative glycoside hydrolase superfamily, asl1-like, glycosyl hydrolase catalytic has protein sequence MSVARALIFFTLLSLAKGALAFDGKICFTSAFPSENSNDGQCSCARSRGPLTTVSTSAEDTVQASSELAQPTSLAPSRLSFGALGTKRGFAYNDANLVNKFTDSKQCTKCSWAYNWDSTDNGLIRHSLDFVPMIWSPKEEHTRRWPQNADAMLLSGSTHILSFNECDRPDQCNLDAASAAAAHVEYVNKYAGRARIGSPAISNSAAAGQGLNWLELWVWTCDGLGCEYDFCVTHWYGNSVEELLKHVASVHKICRGKPVWLTEFAIDVGSDEQHAAFITAVVPQLEGVAYLERYAYFMIQEGRFISGSTITSSGRAYAEA, from the coding sequence ATGTCCGTGGCACGTGCTCTTATTTTCTTTACCCTACTTAGCTTGGCCAAGGGCGCACTCGCCTTTGACGGAAAGATATGCTTCACCTCCGCATTCCCAAGTGAGAATTCTAACGATGGCCAATGCTCATGTGCCAGGTCACGAGGGCCGCTTACTACCGTGTCCACATCGGCAGAGGACACCGTCCAGGCCAGCTCTGAACTGGCCCAACCAACTAGCCTCGCACCTTCCCGACTCAGTTTCGGCGCCCTGGGAACCAAACGCGGTTTCGCCTATAACGATGccaacctcgtcaacaaGTTCACCGACAGCAAGCAGTGCACAAAATGTTCATGGGCATACAACTGGGACTCCACAGACAACGGACTTATCCGACATTCGCTCGATTTTGTGCCGATGATATGGAGTCCCAAAGAAGAACACACGCGCCGCTGGCCGCAGAATGCGGATGCAATGCTGTTGAGTGGATCAACACACATCCTCAGCTTCAACGAGTGCGACAGACCCGACCAGTGCAACCTTGACGCTGCATCtgcagccgccgcccacgtAGAGTACGTCAATAAGTACGCCGGGAGGGCCAGGATCGGGTCGCCAGCGATCAGTAAcagcgctgctgctggccagGGCCTTAACTGGCTGGAGTTGTGGGTGTGGACGTGCGACGGCCTGGGCTGCGAGTATGACTTTTGCGTTACCCATTGGTATGGTAACTCAGTGGAAGAGCTACTGAAGCACGTGGCGTCGGTTCATAAGATATGTCGCGGCAAGCCTGTTTGGCTTACTGAGTTTgccatcgacgtcggcaGCGACGAGCAGCACGCCGCGTTCATCACGGCCGTTGTTCCTCAGTTGGAAGGCGTTGCTTACCTTGAGAGGTACGCGTATTTCATGATCCAAGAGGGTCGCTTCATTTCCGGGTCCACAATCACGTCGTCGGGTCGAGCATATGCTGAGGCGTAG
- a CDS encoding Putative transcription factor E yields the protein MENARTIVRQAVRAIYSPEQVVIVDTLSRHEILSMTQLRSLSITDDHRSLRKSCAELERDRIVCTRQLSEDESYVFIDYYQAVHEANVRESTAEIVRRYICPICTTKCDLIDVIDNVDCDGSFLCKRCVTPSILFEEPVKPDLLPRFNDQFAPFLHVLQRLDSSSIPRVTFEGLYAQKFPDGDGASKRQCL from the exons ATGGAGAACGCCAGAACAATAGTCAGACAAGCCGTGCGTGCAATTTACAGCCCCGAACAAGTTGTCATAGTTGACACCTTGTCGCGCCACGAAAT CCTTTCAATGACTCAACTGCGCTCGCTGTCTATTACAGACGATCACAGATCTCTGAGAAAATCCTGCGCTGAGCTTGAGCGTGACAGGATCGTGTGTAC GCGACAGTTGAGCGAGGATGAGTCATACGTCTTTATCGACTATTATCAAGCTGTCCAT GAAGCGAACGTGCGCGAGTCAACAGCGGAGATTGTGAGGCGCTACATTTGTCCCATTTGCACCACCAAGTGTGATTTGATCGATGTTATCGACAATGTAGACTGCGACGGTAGCTTTCTATGTAAGCGATGTGTGACTCCAAGCATTCTATTCGAAGAACCGGTCAAACCAGACCTGCTGCCACGCTTCAACGACCAATTCGCGCCTTTTTTACATGTACTTCAGCGtctcgacagcagcagcattcCAAGAGTGACTTTTGAAGGTCTCTATGCGCAGAAATTccccgacggcgatggcgctTCTAAACGGCAGTGCTTGTAG
- a CDS encoding Putative F-box domain, leucine-rich repeat domain superfamily, F-box-like domain superfamily yields the protein MHKLPTEILLLIFRSLRLSDLSRASRCCRFFHALATPELFGTLRIRMKSHTSDRQIIKLLSTFMQPSYLHRLLQRIEVVVDDDRLWTRENSLFLGISLRHILDRSGVPEGIRSYRWSAAYPFTGVVFPNLQRLDCGAVGPQSIEWVRWHLNHCASLAEVQLSFTLSCNLTQSRASALLNRANFSGLKRLSLTFINVALFDPKKAHALTTLDLRYCPGAESFCQRLAVALPPDLRELRILAYAESGRPDNFTAWLRSARNVQHVALCIGGLSDIIPFEQVRGHRSTLRTLVLDPRRNLLDPSSVLKYRPADLREIVEQCTSLRTLGLPLDLRDYQFQFRYTRSHQICAAAQSYRCQTPRSALPPQTVQRKGFDRARKRDQCVYHDGRPDDCFYQIVEERAIPALCRIRPAEGF from the exons ATGCACAAACTACCTACAGAAATACTTCTGCTCATATTCAGGAGTTTGAGGTTGTCAGACCTGAGCAGGGCATCGAGATGCTGCCGATTTTTCCACGCTCTTGCCACGCCCGAGCTTTTCGGAACCTTGCGAATCCGGATGAAGTCCCATACCTCGGACCGGCAGATAATCAAGCTTCTCAGCACCTTCATGCAGCCCTCGTATTTGCATCGATTACTACAGCGCATTGAAGTAGTGGTCGATGACGACCGCCTATGGACGCGCGAGAACTCGTTGTTTTTGGGCATCTCGCTGAGGCACATCTTGGACCGATCAGGTGTTCCGGAAGGCATTCGGTCGTACAGATGGAGTGCCGCCTACCCCTTCACCGGAGTCGTCTTCCCCAATTTGCAGCGGCTCGACTGTGGAGCTGTCGGCCCACAAAGCATCGAGTGGGTGCGATGGCACTTGAACCACTGCGCCTCGCTGGCGGAAGTCCAGTTATCGTTTACGCTGTCATGCAACCTAACCCagtcgagggcctcggcgctTCTTAATCGCGCTAACTTCAGCGGACTCAAACGACTCAGTTTGACGTTTATCAACGTGGCCCTGTTCGATCCAAAGAAGGCACATGCGCTGACAACACTCGACCTAAGATACTGTCCCGGGGCCGAATCCTTCTGCCAAAGACTTGCCGTCGCTTTGCCGCCCGACTTGAGGGAGTTGCGAATCTTGGCGTATGCGGAATCAGGGCGGCCGGATAACTTCACTGCGTGGCTAAGATCAGCACGTAACGTCCAGCACGTCGCCCTCTGCATCGGTGGCCTATCGGATATCATCCCATTCGAGCAAGTGAGGGGCCACAGGTCGACGCTTCGGACCCTAGTCCTAGACCCCCGGCGGAATCTGTTGGACCCCTCCTCGGTTCTCAAATACAGACCTGCCGATCTCCGAGAAATCGTCGAACAATGCACCTCACTCCGAACGTTAGGCCTGCCTCTGGATTTGCGCGACTATCAGTTCCAGTTCCGATACACCCGGTCGCACCAGATC TGCGCCGCAGCGCAGTCGTATCGATGCCAAACACCTCGCTCGGCGCTTCCTCCTCAAACAGTGCAGCGTAAGGGTTTTGATAGGGCACGGAAGAGGGATCAATGCGTTTACCACGACGGACGGCCGGACGATTGTTTCTACCAGATTGTCGAGGAAAGAGCAATTCCAGCTTTGTGCAGAATAAGGCCTGCCGAGGGTTTTTGA